From a single Glycine soja cultivar W05 chromosome 19, ASM419377v2, whole genome shotgun sequence genomic region:
- the LOC114398159 gene encoding proteasome subunit alpha type-3-like isoform X2, whose translation MSSIGTGYDLSVTTFSPDGRVFQIEYAAKAVDNSGTVIGIKCKDGVVLGVEKLIPSKMMLPGSNRRIHSVHRHSGMAVAGLAADGRQIVARAKSEATNYDSVYGEPIPVKELADRVASYVHLCTLYWWLRPFGCGVILGGYDRDEPQLYMVEPSGVSYRYFGAAIGKGRQAAKTEIEKLKLADMTCRQGLIEVAKIIYGVLGIYFH comes from the exons ATGAGCAGCATCGGAACAGGTTACGATCTCTCCGTCACCACTTTCTCCCCCGATGGCCGTGTTTTCCAGATCGAGTATGCTGCCAAAGCCGTCGATAACAGCGG GACTGTTATTGGGATCAAGTGCAAAGATGGGGTTGTGTTG GGCGTTGAGAAGCTTATTCCGTCGAAAATGATGCTTCCGGGTTCCAATAGAAGAATACACTCCGTTCATCGTCACTCTGGGATG GCTGTAGCAGGATTAGCAGCTGATGGCAGGCAAATTGTTGCTAGGGCCAAGTCTGAAGCAACTAACTATGACAG TGTATATGGCGAACCAATTCCTGTTAAGGAACTTGCTGACCGTGTGGCTAGTTATGTGCACCTCTGTACGCTATATTGGTGGCTCAG ACCTTTTGGATGTGGTGTCATACTAGGAGGTTATGACAGGGATGAACCACAGTTGTACATGGTCGAACCTTCTGGTGTTTCTTAT AGATATTTCGGTGCTGCAATTGGCAAGGGCAGGCAGGCTGCTAAAAC AGAGATTGAAAAGTTAAAGCTTGCTGATATGACATGTCGACAAGGGCTTATTGAAGTGGCTAAAAT TATATATGGAGTTTTAGGCATATATTTTCATTGA
- the LOC114398159 gene encoding proteasome subunit alpha type-3-like isoform X1, which produces MSSIGTGYDLSVTTFSPDGRVFQIEYAAKAVDNSGTVIGIKCKDGVVLGVEKLIPSKMMLPGSNRRIHSVHRHSGMAVAGLAADGRQIVARAKSEATNYDSVYGEPIPVKELADRVASYVHLCTLYWWLRPFGCGVILGGYDRDEPQLYMVEPSGVSYRYFGAAIGKGRQAAKTEIEKLKLADMTCRQGLIEVAKIIYGVHDEAKDKDFELEMSWVCDESNRQHEKVPDELLELAKAAAKAALEEMDAD; this is translated from the exons ATGAGCAGCATCGGAACAGGTTACGATCTCTCCGTCACCACTTTCTCCCCCGATGGCCGTGTTTTCCAGATCGAGTATGCTGCCAAAGCCGTCGATAACAGCGG GACTGTTATTGGGATCAAGTGCAAAGATGGGGTTGTGTTG GGCGTTGAGAAGCTTATTCCGTCGAAAATGATGCTTCCGGGTTCCAATAGAAGAATACACTCCGTTCATCGTCACTCTGGGATG GCTGTAGCAGGATTAGCAGCTGATGGCAGGCAAATTGTTGCTAGGGCCAAGTCTGAAGCAACTAACTATGACAG TGTATATGGCGAACCAATTCCTGTTAAGGAACTTGCTGACCGTGTGGCTAGTTATGTGCACCTCTGTACGCTATATTGGTGGCTCAG ACCTTTTGGATGTGGTGTCATACTAGGAGGTTATGACAGGGATGAACCACAGTTGTACATGGTCGAACCTTCTGGTGTTTCTTAT AGATATTTCGGTGCTGCAATTGGCAAGGGCAGGCAGGCTGCTAAAAC AGAGATTGAAAAGTTAAAGCTTGCTGATATGACATGTCGACAAGGGCTTATTGAAGTGGCTAAAAT TATATATGGAGTTCATGACGAGGCCAAGGACAAAGATTTCGAATTAGAAATGAGCTGGGTGTGTGATGAATCAAACCGCCAACATGAGAAG GTACCAGATGAGCTTCTTGAATTAGCAAAGGCAGCGGCCAAAGCAGCTCTTGAAGAAATGGATGCAGATTAA